The bacterium genome includes the window ATAAAATAAAAGGCGATATTTCATCAATTGTTAAGGAATTAGAGAGGCAGATGTATGAGGCGGCGGACAATTTAGAATATGAAAAAGCCGCAGTCTTGCGAGATGAGATATATGAATTGAAAAATCAGTTATACACATCTTAGAAGTAGCGTAACCGTTCACCGCAGAGACGCAGAGAAAAACACATCCCTAACCCCTCTCAAGAGGGGAATACAACCCCCTAACCCCCTTTGTTAAGGGGGAATAAACTTGCTTTTCATCGGTTCCTTGGTCTATGGTCTATGGTCTGTAGTCTATGGTCTATGGTCTATAGTTCTCAATACTTTTTGCAAAAGTTCATTGGTAATCTTAGGATTAGCCTTGCCGCGGGTGAGTTTCATCACCTGCCCAACTAAGAAACCTAATACTTCCTTTTTACCTGATTTGTATTCTTCAACTGCCTTTGGATTAGCAGTTATTACCTGCTCAATCACCTTTGCCATTTCATCGCTATCACTGATCTGGACTAATTCTTTTTCCCGAATTATTTCATACGGTAATTTGCCAGTTTTAAATATTTCAGCCAATACCTCTTTACCTATCTTTCCACTTATCGTGCCATTATCAATTAGCTCCAACATCTTTGCCAGATGAGTTGGAGTAAGCCTGGTTTGAGTAATGGTTAAATTTGACTCGCCTAAAAATCCTAAGACCTCGGTCATTATCCAATTACTTACTATTTTGGGTTTGGGGTAAAGTTTGGTGGTATTTTTAAAGAACTCGGCTAATTGCTTTGTTGCAGTCAATACCTCACTATCATAAACTGGCAATCCATATTCTTCAATGAACCTTTTCCTTTTTGCCTGAGGCAATTCAGGAATAGTTGCTTTTATCTCATCTATCCATTGGGATGATACTTCTAACGGAACTAAATCAGGCTCCGGGAAATATCGGTAGTCATGGGCTTCTTCTTTAGAACGCATTGGTGTGGTAACTTGCTTCTTTTCATCCCATAGCCTTGTTTGTTGAATAATATTTCCACCCTGGGTGATAAGTTTAATTTGCCTTTCTATCTCATAACTCATTGCCTTTTCTACGGCTTTAAAGGAGTTTAGATTTTTTATCTCGGTTTTAGTCCCGAGTTTAACCTCACCAATAGGTCTGATAGAGACATTGGCATCACATCGCAGAGAGCCTTCTTCCATATTACAATCAGAAACCTCAAGATACTCTAAAACACTTTTCAGGTTTGTCAGATACTCATAAGCCTGCTGTGGGGTTTTTATCTCAGGTTCACTGACTAT containing:
- the gatB gene encoding Asp-tRNA(Asn)/Glu-tRNA(Gln) amidotransferase subunit GatB translates to MDYEAIIGLEVHVQLKTKSKIFCGCSISFGAAPNSQTCPVCLGFPGVLPVLNKQAVEYAIKSALALNCHIVQTCKFHRKNYFYPDLPKAYQISQYDEPLARNGYLEITTTKIGITRIHLEEDAGKLIHTEEESSLVDFNRCGTPLIEIVSEPEIKTPQQAYEYLTNLKSVLEYLEVSDCNMEEGSLRCDANVSIRPIGEVKLGTKTEIKNLNSFKAVEKAMSYEIERQIKLITQGGNIIQQTRLWDEKKQVTTPMRSKEEAHDYRYFPEPDLVPLEVSSQWIDEIKATIPELPQAKRKRFIEEYGLPVYDSEVLTATKQLAEFFKNTTKLYPKPKIVSNWIMTEVLGFLGESNLTITQTRLTPTHLAKMLELIDNGTISGKIGKEVLAEIFKTGKLPYEIIREKELVQISDSDEMAKVIEQVITANPKAVEEYKSGKKEVLGFLVGQVMKLTRGKANPKITNELLQKVLRTIDHRP